From Zea mays cultivar B73 chromosome 3, Zm-B73-REFERENCE-NAM-5.0, whole genome shotgun sequence:
AGGGCGCCAAAGCGTTCGGCCAGACGATAGGCGATGGCGCAGGGTCTTCGGCCGGCTCGGGATTCTTGGTTACGCGGAGGTCCACCACGGGACGCAGGCTCCTCGCCATGGCGGTAATCTCCCTCCTGTTCGCTCGGTTGTGCAAGATGGATGAAGGGCTCGGCAATATATGCCCATAGAGGAGGCCGATTGAATCTTAGATAGCATCCGTGTTTGTTACGGAATCACACAGATCTCAACAACCTGAACCCAACGCAATCCCTATGAGTCCGGCGGTCATGGGACCTGGTCCAGCTGCTCCCCGGCCGCATCGCCTACGTGCTGGGTTGAATTTGCATGATGACATCACTTCTTGCATCAGCATGACGTAAGCTCCGTCTAGGTGAATAAAGAAAGTGGAAATTCAACGTCTCCTATGTGGTACGTCTCGAGTAgtagttttattttttttcttttatgtttcttattttcccatTTCAGTTTTAAATCCCAACTTCAATTTTTATTCTAGGTTTTAGACTTTAATAGAATTCAcaacaaacagataaaatatccaGTATAATATGCAAGTATTTTTTTTACTAATTATCTTACCTCGTTATTTGAAAATTTATTTCAAATATGCAATGCACACATGAAATGTTTATTTTTAAGAAAATATGGTTTTAAGTATTTTAGTTAAAATTTCATTTAAAAGTGAATATTCATTACTTGATTATTTTAGGGGGAAGTAATGTATTTTTTTTCTATCATGAGTTACTTTAACACGTAAAAAAATATTTTATATACAGTCCTAGAAGGGGATAATCCATTCATTATTTCTTGAAATTTACAAACtgaatttctatttctattttaccTTAACtaatattgttttaatgtttctatttatttttagaaGATGGTGGGTTCCAAAGTATAACTATTCATTAGGGACACTTTACTTTGATTTCTATTACTATTCCCCAAAATCAGATTTCGggcgttacaaatcctacccccttaaaaataatctcgtcctcgagatttgtaagaaaaaggataCAATAGGTATGgtttagaattttagtttctcattgggttttggaaatcaaagttttgttcaaggtttttttacataacagttagtagacgatttggaacatatggatattgtatgtctagccatctattatGTCACATGAGGCACGATTATGGCAAGGGTGTAATAAGGACAGACTTCATCCAGAAccgtggatcttgattccgctggcgattcaacttgatctttgaagacttgagttggtgcttatcctttcttgatgaCGTTGATCCTCTTTGGTCTTCGTTCTTGATGTTGTTATCCGAATCAGAGATATGTGGTTAAGGCAGTTTCGTAGGTAAACAAAATAGGTTAGTCGGTGGTTATGAGTTAAATAAGTTTAAACAGAATTTGTCTTGTTGTTTTGCTTCTAGGTCGGGTTAGGCAGGTTATGCAACCCAACATGTAGGTCAGGTTGGTTGTATATGACCAAGTTAGTGCAGGGCACCAATTTTAGGTTAAAACATGACTATAGAAGTAGAGTTTAATCTATTTCACCAAGATTAACTAACATGTTAGATgactcactttagattggatcatattagattagatgggatctagattagattggtataattagattagactagataatatctaattacattggattagatcatggttgttacactagtgcgggataaatatgcttattagggcaagatgaatccataaggataagatagaatcttttaaggtcAGTTAtatctattaggatgagataaaatcttttcaagataagatgagaatctatttttttaggataagatggatctatgagtgtaggatagactttttcaagataagatggattttgctaggctagattctttgatgagggataacctagttcatttagatatttttataactgttttttttctatatgtatatgcagatgtgattgtggacattactccacaactaatcacattcaatcaaagatccaaatcaaacaagtatcataagaacaaacattcaagcatacaaatacccataaaaatagttttgtttttgttcctaagagtaggtctcctattcctaaagtcactttaggcacaggatttcaaagtgtgaaatccacatttgtctttagaatgaaaggggtaagaataatcagagtaaagcggaaatagatgagaaagattaagaaaagtttagagagaatcagagtagcaaaggtaagtagacaatggttgtccagttctatctaggtttcgtcctacagtcaacattcctctgataccacttttgtaacacccggattttagggggtccaaagcccgggtgtaaacataatcaccaggtgtgctgggaccaagtctcacacatatgatgaatcatggcacaggatcgaatgtcacatctttactatataataggagttctatacaaaataaataattacattataaggagacaacggtccagcaacccaaagttgactgggagacgacggcctagaccactcacgaactcatcacagcatcctccacgcgcctcatcctgtggtacctgctcttgacctgtggggggggggtgtgagacagcaagagtgagctcacatacgttcatcgctcaacaagttgtggggaataatgtgaatgaactcgccaaaggtgggagttcatgtgaagtgtaaggcttaccaaaaaggatggttagagctgagcattgcttttaaagttggtcaaaattttattagcaattactaagtataagtaaataccaacccaattaaatagtagaacagaagtaacaacctcacctgcgatgcaatgcatatgacaaattgagtttaagttccataatttaatcatgtgagggtccgagctgctcatgaccgtgagcacggctagtataccagttttacactctgcagaggttgcgcatctttacccacaagtcatgttacccatctgccaagggatcgcgacttcccatacacctctaccgaggaggcgaggcagggtaacactacgaggcctttacaaagttccactagcttcagaaaacccgctacagtttataggaagctccaatgcaggaattcccttgcagaaccgccatcgcagcaaaatcctcccgagggcctccctacactgaccactcccctactgcccttgcccctttcgggtaaggtagtcctccactagctttcctaattaatcagccaagggcgtcccattatacccttgtggtagcactgttttcccgggtggtcgctccatattccaattaacataatgatcttatcatgaacgataaataacaacggataacaaaagtataatcatgagtaatgtatcttcatacccaaaaccacataaagcactagcaagtactacccaaaaagttcagtggtaacaaggtataaagataatcaaactagggtaacctattgggtcccatcaaaatttaacctatgcagatcattatgattaatcagaacatggttgggtaaaaagaagtgatcaagggcacaacttgcctgggacttgagattccaggtaccaacttgctcttcagatgacacgtgacctcgctctagtcgtagtaatacaaacaaacattgtataggaaacattacaccaaacataagtacaaatatatattaataatctacatattaaaataagatcaaaggaacaagaattattaattttggagttatagattttaagatatgaatttccaaaggttttatgtgcttgaaatagggttaagtgagaaattatttttcttactattttcaTGTCGAAACataggctctaagtgatagagaataatattacaaaattttagaaagtggaatgggttaatttggagctcatatgaattttctatgaattattaaagttctagcatttatttttgtatttaaaaatctattttccaatTACTTTTCTCTGATTTTATAATACTCTGGACTGCGCGTCATTTACTAAGAAATACAGGGGCTAACCCGCAAGATCGCCAAGACACAGCGCACCACTGGTCTGGACCGCGGGTTAGTTTAATCAAAATCCGAGGGCTCTTAAGAAAATGTAccagggccgaaggggtatcctttAATCAGAGTCGTCCGATCAACTCCGGACGCACCAGATTAAATCGTGAGGGGTCTGAATCGGTACGTGCCATGAGCAGTCCGATCGTGATCCGACGGTCGCGGGTGAAACATTacctagatctaatcctagcccttcAACTGGTTAATCAACGGTCAGGATTCAATCGGTCGAATAGCTCTCTCAGGCGATCTGATCACAGCCGCAAGAAAGGGATCCAACGGTCGGTGCCTTTCTCCCTCCCTGCGCACACAACAGGGCAGAGGCGAGCGATTCGCACGGCGGCGCTCCCGGCGAGCTCACCGTGGATACCGCCCAACGATGGGACCGACCCGAGTTTGACAAGCTCTACACGAGGCTCAGCATATGGCGGACTCAATCCGAAACCCTGAACAGCCAGATAGGATAAGCCCTGGCCCCTTTCCATGGCGTGGCGCGGCGCCACGGCTCTAATGGCGCGCTGGTGGCAATTCCAGGTCTACAGACGGCCCAAATCCTACCCCGCGAAACCCTATGCGTCGAGGATCAACAATGAAAACGATGAAGGAGCCCTTACGTGTTATAGCGGCGCGATGAAACCCCATGGCGGCGGTGGCCCGGCGGTCAGCGGATCGATGGATGGCTGGACGCGACGGAGGAGGTGTCGAGGAGGACGAGGGCGCCAAAGCGTTCGGCCAGACGATAGGCGATGGCGCAGGGTCTTCGGCCGGCTCGGGATTCTTGGTGACGCGGAGGTCCACCACGGGACGCAGGCTCCTCGCCATGGCGGTAATCTCCCTCCTGTTCGCTCGGTTGTGCAAGATGGATGAAGGGCTCGGCAATATATGCCCATAGAGGAGGCCGAATGAATCTTAGATAGCATCCGTGTTTGTTACGGAATCACACAGATCTCAACAACCTGAACCCAACGCAATCCCTATGAGTCCGGCGGTCATGGGACCTGGTCCAGCTGCTCCCCGGCCGCATCGCCTACGTGCTGGGTTGAATTTGCATGATGACATCACTTCTTGCATCAGCATGACGTAAGCTCCGTCTAGGTGAATAAAGAAAGTGGAAATTCAACGTCTCCTATGTGGTACGTCTCGAGTAGtagttttatttttttcttttatgtttcttattttcccatTTCAGTTTTAAATCCCAACTTCAATTTTTATTCTAGGTTTTAGACTTTAATAGAATTCAcaacaaacagataaaatatccaGTATAATATGCAAGTATTTTTTTACTAATTATCTTACCTCGTTATTTGAAAATTTATTTCAAATATGCAATGCACACATGAAATGTTTATTTTTAAGAAAATATGGTTTTAAGTATTTTAGTTAAAATTTCATGTAAAAGTGAATATTCATTACTTGATTATTTTAGGGGGGAAGTAATGTATTTTTTTCTATCATGAGTTACTTTAACACGTAAAAAAATATTTTATATACAGTCCTAGAAGGGGATAATCCATTCATTATTTCTTGAAATTTACAAACtgaatttctatttctattttaccTTAACtaatattgttttaatgtttctatttatttttagaaGATGGTGGGTTCCAAAGTATAACTATTCATTAGGGACACTTTACTTTGATTTCTATTACTATTCCCCAAAATCAGATTTTGGGCGTTacaatcaggttatcggataaagcgagggagatttaacaacactgaaaatctgataaccggtgcagGGCCAATTCCCCAGATCACGGACCGTCCGAGTAAAGACTCCGGACTGTCCTGGGttaccaggaaagttctcctaattgATTCGGTAGATAATGAAactgatgcaagtgattggaggacgcccataactaattatttacgaaatcccaatatcaggacacataagaacattcggcgtacaactttcaagtatgttttgatgaatgATGAACTCTACtgccgaacagtcaacgacgtcctgcttaagtgcttaggcccagatgatgctatattagccatggccgaagtacatgaaggaatttgtggtacccatcaatcatctccaaagatgaagtggttgttgcgaaggtctggtttttattggcctaaaataatagctgattgtttcaagtactacaaaggatgccaagtgtgtcaaaaattcggcgacctacagttggtccctgcagccgaattacatcctattgtcaagccttggcctttcagaggatggggattagactttataggagaaattcatccttcatcatcaaaggggcatcggttcgtgttagttgccaccgactactttaccaaatggactgaagatgTTGCTCTACAGaatatgacacacaaggaggtaattgagttcataactgagcatattattcatagattcggcattccccagaccttgactacagatcaagaaaCTTCTTTTATGtctaaggaggtacgtgaatttgctgaattatatagaattaagttgcttaattcatcttcATATTATGCTcaagccaatggacaggccgagtctagtaataggacattgattaacttgataaaaaagaagatatccgctaatcctaagcattggcataagattttgtccgaagctttatgggctcacagaatatctaaacatagtgctactaaagtatctccttttgagcttgtttatgggcaggaagcagtgttgcctgtagaaataagtttgaatgctgtcaggttcgctagacaaaatgatctaacagtcattgattattataattcaatgatggataatattgatgaggtgaccgacaagagggtgatagctttgggagcaatagaaaaggacaagatcatggtagccagggcctacaacaagaaggtcaaagcaaagtcat
This genomic window contains:
- the LOC100275957 gene encoding uncharacterized protein LOC100275957 isoform 2 (isoform 2 is encoded by transcript variant 2), coding for MARSLRPVVDLRVTKNPEPAEDPAPSPIVWPNALAPSSSSTPPPSRPAIHRSADRRATAAMGFHRAAITRQEQVPQDEARGGCCDEFVSGLGRRLPVNFGLLDRCLLIM
- the LOC100275957 gene encoding uncharacterized protein LOC100275957 isoform 1 (isoform 1 is encoded by transcript variant 1), whose protein sequence is MARSLRPVVDLRVTKNPEPAEDPAPSPIVWPNALAPSSSSTPPPSRPAIHRSADRRATAAMGFHRAAITQRGHVPSEEQVGTWNLKSQVKSRYHRMRRVEDAVMSS